A portion of the Sulfolobales archaeon genome contains these proteins:
- the pdxS gene encoding pyridoxal 5'-phosphate synthase lyase subunit PdxS, whose amino-acid sequence MKLVDAYTYLEKLRDFIYSLLEYRDKVKESGLEVIPIREATPLVRYGFISMFKSGVIMDVTNEKQAEIAENAGAVGVMVLDKLPYDVRTAGGVARTADLNVIMSVMNAITIPVSAKCRIGHAEEARLLENIGVDLIDESEVLTPVDEKNHINKWDFKTPFVNGARNLPEALRRIYEGASMIRTKGEPGTGNVAEAVRHMKLVNRDIATLRGYLLAGDYEAIWFYSKENKVPYELALLTAKLGRLPVVNFAAGGIATPADAALMMWLGADGVFVGSGIFKSQDSENRARAIVLATSFYDDPETVVEAQKMVSEKYSMLGIDVRILKPEQLMQVRGE is encoded by the coding sequence TTGAAACTCGTAGACGCCTACACCTATCTTGAGAAGCTTAGAGACTTCATATACTCACTACTCGAATACAGAGATAAAGTTAAGGAGAGCGGATTAGAAGTTATACCCATACGCGAGGCAACACCATTAGTACGCTACGGGTTCATATCCATGTTCAAGAGCGGAGTTATAATGGATGTTACAAACGAGAAGCAGGCTGAGATCGCCGAGAATGCTGGTGCTGTTGGTGTGATGGTTCTAGATAAGTTGCCCTACGATGTGAGAACAGCTGGTGGAGTTGCTAGAACAGCTGATCTCAACGTTATAATGAGCGTGATGAATGCTATAACAATACCTGTCTCAGCTAAGTGTAGAATCGGGCATGCTGAGGAGGCGAGGTTGCTGGAGAATATAGGCGTAGATCTGATAGATGAAAGCGAGGTTCTAACTCCTGTTGACGAGAAAAACCATATTAACAAGTGGGATTTCAAAACACCCTTTGTCAATGGTGCTAGAAATCTGCCGGAAGCTCTCAGGAGAATCTATGAGGGTGCTTCAATGATTAGAACCAAAGGTGAGCCTGGTACAGGTAACGTTGCAGAGGCTGTAAGACATATGAAGCTTGTTAATAGAGATATAGCCACCCTGAGAGGATACCTCCTAGCTGGTGACTACGAAGCTATATGGTTCTATTCGAAGGAGAATAAAGTACCATACGAGCTCGCACTACTAACAGCTAAGCTGGGGAGATTACCAGTGGTTAATTTCGCTGCTGGTGGTATAGCAACACCTGCTGATGCAGCACTAATGATGTGGCTTGGTGCAGATGGTGTGTTCGTGGGCTCTGGTATATTTAAGAGTCAGGACTCTGAGAATAGAGCTAGAGCTATTGTGCTAGCTACATCCTTCTACGATGATCCTGAAACTGTTGTTGAAGCTCAGAAGATGGTGTCTGAGAAGTATTCAATGCTTGGTATCGATGTTAGAATACTGAAACCAGAGCAACTTATGCAGGTTAGAGGTGAGTAA
- a CDS encoding pyridoxal-phosphate dependent enzyme → MPPFKNRVTLGEGLTPVSRVEEILVKNEKFNPTGLYSDRASALISSFLRDIDAKKVYVGYSEEFTKSLIYYLAGVSLYIVASSIFDIDPEDIMLFAGKGLDLVYEYPNDAAVVYYENPLTIEGLKTIVFELYEKSVKTENIVVPAKSGILALSLYKGIEDLNEAGIETSFQVTAATLKGFNPQILRNLRRVKVFEVSEVELYEAYRKLLRKGFKIKPLAALSYHVAEIIGDSVAVVTMGYKTRTTGRGSDVKKLVLDIVSRKPLITAYEIWKEKPVYTLRAVYKAIKSMELNGEICFEVKTRGVRKVKLYKLC, encoded by the coding sequence TTGCCACCCTTCAAGAACAGAGTTACACTTGGTGAAGGCTTAACACCTGTAAGTCGGGTTGAGGAGATACTAGTTAAAAATGAGAAGTTTAATCCTACAGGGCTTTACAGTGATAGAGCATCTGCGTTAATTTCATCCTTTCTTAGAGATATCGATGCTAAAAAGGTTTATGTCGGGTACTCCGAGGAGTTCACGAAATCTCTTATCTATTACCTAGCCGGTGTAAGTCTATATATAGTGGCAAGTAGCATATTCGATATAGATCCGGAAGATATCATGCTCTTCGCTGGCAAAGGGTTAGACCTTGTTTACGAGTATCCGAATGATGCAGCAGTTGTATACTATGAAAACCCCTTAACTATTGAAGGATTAAAGACAATAGTTTTCGAGCTTTATGAAAAGAGTGTTAAAACCGAGAACATAGTTGTCCCAGCGAAGAGCGGTATTCTAGCTTTATCACTTTACAAAGGAATTGAAGATTTAAACGAAGCAGGGATCGAGACTAGCTTTCAAGTCACAGCTGCTACTCTAAAAGGTTTTAATCCGCAGATTCTCAGGAATCTGAGGAGAGTTAAGGTCTTTGAAGTTTCAGAAGTCGAGCTTTATGAAGCGTATAGGAAACTACTGAGAAAAGGATTTAAGATAAAACCTCTTGCAGCATTGAGCTATCATGTTGCAGAGATCATAGGAGACTCTGTAGCCGTTGTAACTATGGGCTACAAGACGCGAACCACAGGTAGAGGAAGTGATGTGAAGAAGCTTGTACTAGACATAGTCTCTAGAAAACCTCTGATAACAGCCTACGAAATATGGAAGGAGAAACCTGTGTACACTCTGAGAGCCGTCTATAAAGCTATTAAGAGCATGGAACTTAATGGAGAAATATGCTTTGAAGTTAAGACAAGAGGTGTACGCAAGGTTAAATTATACAAGCTTTGTTAG